TGCTCTGCCCCCTCTGTTCTACACCCTGCTCTACACCCTACTCTGCCCCTTACTCTGCCCATTACTCTGCCCTATGCTCTTTTTGCCTTAttgtgataattacttatttacttGTACCCTTGCTCTACCCAAACTCTAATCCCTGGTCTGCTCCTCACTCTTACCCCTTGCTATGACCCCTTTTTTATACACCTTTCTGTACTCCGTTGCTGTTGTACCCCCGTGCTCTATCCAGTGAATTTCTCTTATATCCCTTTTTCTCCCACTAAAAGCGAATCTGTTTCACTCCAATTTTTACCATTTGTCTCTCATTCCTGTCACGTTACCCCTTCATGAGAGACCTAACATCTGGTCGTATGAGGGACCTAACATTGGTGATATGAGGGACCTACCATCTGCTGGCATGAGGGACCTACCATCTGCTGGCATGAGGGACCTACCATCTGCTGGCATGAGGGACCTACCATCTGCTGGCATGAGGGACCTACCATCTGCTGGCATGAGGGACCTACCATCTGGTGTCACAAGGGACCTAACATCTAGGGAAATGAGAGACCTACGAGATGATTTATAACGTAAAAATACACTTTAACTGTACGTCAAGTCTCGTCTCTGTCAGGCCTCGACACACGAGTACACATCATGTCTCACCTCGTCGCAGACGGTTCCTCACAGGACTGTCCACTCAGAAGGACTCCAAAACGAGAACACATATctccgttatatatatatatatatatattctcataaCCATCTTTCACAGTTCATTAATCAACGTAAAGGACTCTCCCCATTACAAGCAATAAAATATTCCCACCCTCAAACACGAAGGTATTTGAAATTTTGCCATAAATCTGAATTCGTTTTAGATTGAAGTTTTATGTATATGAAGCGACCTCTGTGATGCTGGTTTATGTAGACTGTGAGAGGCTGAGGGTATAGAGGAGTGCTGAGAGGAACAAGCAGAGTGAGAGGGTTAAGACCTGTTGACAGGCAGACTGCCTCAACGCACAACAAAGGAGGCGAGCTTCCGTCTGCCTCTCTGagaaaaatattaattaaaatggCTTGGTAATTACGAAAATTCTGCTTTTCCACTTCTGCAAATTATTTTACTCCGCGAATCTGCGTTCTAGATAACTGCTCATCATATAGCTGCCCACTACGCCGCTGCCCACCATGCTGCTGCCCATCATGCTGATGCCCACCACGTCGCTGCCCACCATGCTGCTGCCCATCATGCTGATGCCCACCACGTCGCTGCCCACCACGTCGCTGCCCACCACGTCGCTGCCCACCACGTCGCTGCCCACCATGCTGATGCCCACCACGTCGCTGCCCACCATGCTGATGCCCACCACGTCGCTGCCCACCATGCTGCTGCCCATCATGCTGATGCCCACCACGTCGCTGCCCACCATGCCGCTGCCCACCACGTCGCTGCCCACCATGCCGCTGCCCACCACGTCGCTGCCCACCATGCCGCTGCCCACCACGTCGCTGCCCACCATGCTGATGCCCACCACGTCGCTGCCCACCATGCTGATGCCCACCACGTCGCTGCCCACCATGCTGCTGCCCATCATGCTGATGCCCACCACGTCGCTGCCCACCATGCCGCTGCCCACCACGTCGCTGCCCACCATGCTGATGCCCACCATGCCGCTGCCCACCACGTCGCTGCCCACCATGCTGATGCCCACCACGTCGCTGCCCACCATGCTGCTGCCCATCATGCTGATGCCCACCACGTCGCTGCCCACCACGCCGCTGCCCACTACGCCGCTGCCCACCACGTCGCTGCCCACCACGCCGCTGcctaccacacacctgcctaccacacacctgcccaccacacacctgcccaccCACACCGCTACCTATCACATCTACCACCTCTCtccgtgcctctctctctctctctctctctctctctctctctctctctctctctctctctctctctctctctctctctctctctctgccagctTGTCTATATCTCTGTCCAGACTTAGACTAAGTCAATGGATGAACATCCTCTGAagattacatttttatttttattttgcacATATATTACATATAGCCAATATCAGTGTAAGTACTTAAATATAAAGCTAACAGCAGCGTACATATTTTCATAAAATAGCTAACTAGAAAGGGTACCTGACAGTACCTGGAACAGCCTCAGATCTCGAACAGAAAGCAACCCGTCCTTAGACcaggttcattccatccagcggttgatTCAAAGcaaactttgaatcacaaaatattattcctcctccaatgttttttaatgtactggtagctagttgtaatgctgctagttctgcttgtgtgaagGTCAGCTagatgtttaacctgacactgacagtctttgtgcaaatattatttctataaaacctacatgctgctacatctcggtgtagacacagtgctcgtgagatcttaaactaTCGATGGAGGagacaattgtttcaagagtgacagctttgagaagagcaagattctcattatctttcttggtgacacctgtcaccaagaaagtatgatacttgaatggtggggtacagataaagagaaatatcagagacaggtagattgcacttaaaaggaatgttgagtttaatgagattgtaggcattgttactcagccatttatcataaaaggagtgagtttgtATGTAGGCACCAgtcagtaggcatccatcagtctcaggagactatggagttgcttgaccctacatctcctgcaccagtcaatagggtgttaacagcactaaataatttgtctctgagcaatgcaggagatgtagggtctctcatgacaTTAAGGCAAAAGttagtgttgacttgcatgattctctctagtatggttggaagcttcagttcttccctcattttGATGATTCTTGTACATCTtggagcaccaagaattatcatcatggcttcattctgtacaatttcaagtttgtccaacacagaggaggggaaattaattaagtgcaaagcattataatcaacttgagatctaacaaacatcatatagaatagtctagcatatttaatattgataccaatattcttaccagtaagtgttttcagtggttttagtctttcttttaacctacggtgtagatcgtttacaatgtcactgttgataccaactccaaggtatttgtgctgcccacacgtttcaatattctgattgttgaccttgaaagttatgGGGACATGAattttctcttggggatggagaactctggatttagttatagagataacaagaccacattcaatgcctttaacagcgagtgaatcaagtagagcttgcagtctagtttgggtatttgcaacaatgcatatgtcgtcggcataacagatgacggcttcgtctggtagtgtgggaatatcaattgttaatttgtgcatcagaacattgaacagtgtaggacttagcactccaccctggggtgtacccaactcaaagtgtGCACAATGTTTACTTATGACACCCTTGAAAAGgcctgaggcggttctgttactcaggtaacccctgagccatgtcaacagtcttcccttaactccaaaagaggctagttgttctaagattatttttctgtttgctgtatcaaaagcagtttggagatcaataaaggCCGCCTGAGAGCTTGTTCCCTCTCtgataaaatattcagcaaaacaagtttgtgtgcttcttccaggaaggaaaccatacaggttaggggc
The Procambarus clarkii isolate CNS0578487 chromosome 51, FALCON_Pclarkii_2.0, whole genome shotgun sequence DNA segment above includes these coding regions:
- the LOC138351944 gene encoding uncharacterized PPE family protein PPE62-like, which gives rise to MMGSSMVGSDVVGISMVGSDVVGSGMVGISMVGSDVVGSGMVGSDVVGISMMGSSMVGSDVVGISMVGSDVVGISMVGSDVVGSGMVGSDVVGSGMVGSDVVGSGMVGSDVVGISMMGSSMVGSDVVGISMVGSDVVGISMVGSDVVGSDVVGSDVVGSDVVGISMMGSSMVGSDVVGISMMGSSMVGSGVVGSYMMSSYLERRFAE